From Lasioglossum baleicum chromosome 16, iyLasBale1, whole genome shotgun sequence:
ATTCTCCGCTTCTCCTTTTTTAATTCCACCATAAAAATCGaaataatcactagactgcggattttatgaatttctcgtaatttttatcttacataaagatccacagtctaatgatcactGATGAGCACAAAACGTTTGACGTGTGATATCTTGCGTTTCAAGGACTGGCCCAGTAAACGGCACCCAGTTATATACGAACGACACCGTGGGGCTGAGCAAGTCCACGTTCAATCCATCGCGGATAACAAAGTTCATAACTCACGGATGGAAATCGAGCTCGATGAGCGCCGGTCTCGTCGACATGAAAAACAGTAGGtggaaattttcagaaatgTTTCTAAAATCGCTACCTCGTGAACAAATCGTATTCTTGTGATCCACAGCGTATCTACATTACGACGACTACAACGTGATTATGGTCGATTGGCAGCCGCTGGCCGCGAGCACGTTTTATCTTGGGCCGATGCGCAACACGGAAACGGTAGGAAGAACGGCTGCTGAATTCATTGATTTCCTAGGCGCAGAAACAGGTCTGAAAACTGAAAACATTCATTTTCTTGGTACGTATCATTTTGGGGCGCTACTATTAGGATTTTGTACTTGCTCTCACTTGGCTTGTAATTCTAAGGGCATTCTCTTGGTGCGCACGTCGCCGGGAACACGGGAAGTTCATTGAAATCTGGACACTTGGGTAGGATAACTGGTTTGGATCCTGCGCTACCAGGATTCCATTTGCTCACCACCGATAAAACTCGGCTGGATTCCACGGATGCGTCGTTCGTTGATGTTATTCATTCCTGCGGCGGGGTCTTGGGGTACTTGCAACCTTTGGGCAGCGTAGATTTTTATCCTAACGGTGGAACAGCTATTCAGCCCGGTTGTTGCTGTATACCTGAAGTCGTAGGTAATGTATCCCGATAGACCATGTACTTTTTAGAGAACTCCACGTATTCGTTTACTTGTACAGTTATCCCGCGATCTAAGCCGATTCTGTGCTGTGACAGATCGCAAAGCTCCGTCGCGCTGAGATCACGGGATCACTGTATCTTTACATCTTGCAGAGGCATGCAGTCATGGCCGGTCCTATGTATACTTCACGGAGAGCATTGATCCCAAAACGATATTCCTCGCGAAGAAATGCAACACGTGGGATCAATTTGTAAGCGGCAATTGCAGTCATTCCGAGACTACGTTGATGGGAGAACACGTGGATTTAACGACTACCGGGACATATTATCTCAGGACAAGAGCGGATCCACCTTACGCCTACCAGGAGGAGATAACTGATAACACGGTTTAAAGTTCCAGACGTGTTACGAGTTCGATTCGTGTAGATACAAGAATGACTCGTATTATCTGGAAGACGTCTAATGTAAAatatctcgttttaataaataatagttaCAGTATTATACATCTCGGATAAAATTGTCTCGTACTCAATCAGCTTCCAAATATTTGATCTTCTTAAAACGCTCGACACTCTTACCTTACCTACAAAATACGTATGTACTCGTTCGATGTAACTAACAATCGCCGATAGCTTTGGGAATGATTTAAACGCTTAGATTGGTTTGTAAAGCAGAGTTGTAACGTATTTTTTGCGATAACGGTGCGTGGCGGATAGAACCATTACGCTGTCTTTGATACTTAAGGCGTACAAATGATTTAACATAACGTGATTTGGCTCTGGCAAGAGAGTTGGCTCACActgaaataataatatcaaaTAGTTCCAAAAGTAATGACATCCTTTGCGCACACTTCACTCGTTTACTTACGGATAAAGGAGTATCTTTGTTCAGAATAACTTGTAGCAGATGAGGTGGTAATATAGGCGGACCAGTTATTTTTTCCCATGGTTTATGGGGAGGAACTTCTTGACCATACACTGTTTGAGCGCTACTGATAATACCTTCGCTGTCTTTCGCAAGCGCTTGAAATACTTCGAAGTCTGATTTCTTTACAGATACAAGATTGTTCTTGGAGCCCATCCCATTGTCAACAATTTTCTGTGAGAAGTACAAAGATAGAAGTCACTTTAATCGATATTATAACATCAAACATAATAGGAAAAACATACTATATCTGGGTCATGTCTCCATTCACCGTCAACATAGAACTTGTACTGATGCTCCCCTTCTGGTAAATCGATAATCGTTACGAAATCCCCATGACTTTTTACCATGGGCAATGTTTTCCATCCGGTGAATGTTCCGCTAATGTAAACCTGTTTGCCACCTCCCTCCCATTTGAAGACTGTAGGCAATACTTTGCTGTCCGCGACTTTGGTTCCTTCGGACACTGTATTAGAACGTGGGCGTTGTGGGCCAAAGTCATCTCCGTTGTGTTGTCCACCAGTCTGTCCATAGAAAGAATATCATGTTATCCAACTACAGATCGCATTTCTCCTGTTCttaacttatattaaaatgaaatttgctctgttattaatagactgcggattatatgcgtttatgtaaaaaatgagtaggtgtaatataaagcagcaaaaacattagaagaatttaaaggtacaatatttttaacctattaaatgtattaagaaagaaattaaatttttatttcatcccaGTTTCTTGCGATTCAGATAGAAAgttattattttgtataaagatccgcagtctagttattaagcTCAGTAGCTTGTTTACACAAAGTGATATTCCATGCGACATCATACTTTAGCAAAATAAGGTTCCTCATCCTCGTGGGACGATTGGAAAACTAATTTCTGACTTGGCTTCTTATCAAAAACGAAAGCTTGGCCTTCTTTCCCTGGCGACGGCGGAGGATGGTCTTTGGTATGACGATGGTCTCTACTCGAAGAACTGCCGTGATGATGACCAACCGGGTGATTACTACCCGCGTTACCCATTATCAGCTCGTGGTACCTGTCGTCGAGAGAAAAATAAATGTCACGGCCAGAATGTCACGCATAAGTCATCCAAATAATATGCAGCAAAGTGCATCCGTATCCCCCACCACCCTGGATTTGTTTACGACAATGCAAGATttcgcaagaaaaagaaaaaatgactTCGCTCACCTAGCACGAACGGTGACCAAGTTTCAAGTTGATATTGTCAGCGGCTATTTCCTTTTCATTGATGTTTTTCGTGTTTCACTGTGCGTCACTCGGAAATCGCAAATCAACTACGACGGAAAATGAAAATGTCGAAAACCGAGTGATAAGACCACAGATTCTATTCAAGATCCGACGAAAAATGGCCGATCCGTTTAGAATCTACTTACCCGCGAAGCCGATGAAAATTATCATCGAATGCAACGGAAAATGTGCGCCTTCGAAAATTATGCACTTTGCTGTCTGTAATACCGATACTGTTGGAAATGTCCTATCACGCCTTACTACGGCACAGACTGCCTGCCTCATGGCTCTGCTCATggtatttgaatttttattgaagttAATACTGTCTTCAAGCGAATTATTTGCAGCTCCTATGCATCTCCGGAAACCAGAAATTCTGGCCTCTTTATtatgccaaaaatccaagtttcaatcctaGGGGATCACTGATTAAAAAATTATGCGTGGTTTAGAGTGGGTAAATTTCAAATGTTCTTGCCGGGTAAGAGTGCCCGCCATGTTTGAATATAATAACGGTCGCACGGCGGTTACCGAGCGGTGCCGCTAGGTGGCATCACAAGAACTCGGGAATTTCTATCTATCAAACAAGCATTTTGAACCACTGACCGCTGCGGATTGTGAAGCGtagatttttggcattttttcgccaaaatctacaggattacataagAAAGAGGCAACAATTTCTGGTTTTTAGAGGTAAAGTTTAACCTTatctaattttcattgatttaaatttattctcgAATCGTGTTGCCTACTCGCGATAATTTACTCTTGTGTCGTGACGACCAACCCTATTTACATTCGTTTCCTTGTATAGAAGTCAAGTTTATTTAATCTTGATTCACATTAATTTTGATTCTCCattcaaattgaattgtttatttactATTAATTCTGATTTCGTTTCTGACTGTTTGTCAATTAGTAACGaatgaatttgttctttctgttacagattccgcGGGAAAAGGATCAACGTTTGAAAGTGCATTTTGGTACCGAGATCGATGCTTCCGAGAATCGAATCGTGACGTACCATCATGGCGGACTTTCTTGAAGCAGGAGAGGACGTGAGCGTGAGTgcaaattatatttcaaattatactGTGTTATTGAACATCTTTATACATgtcattaatgaaaaattaataaataatccaTTTGAATGATTAATTTCCTATTAACTCGGATTTACTCTTGTGTTACGACGACCATTTGTATCTGAATTCGTGTCGTCACATTGAAATCGAATTAGTTTGATTTCCGTTATGATTTTCTATTCAAATTGAATtgtctatttataattaatccTGATTTAGTTGCTGCCTGTTTGTCAATTGCAATCAATGAATTTGCTATTTCTGTTACAGATACCGCGGGAAAAAAATCCATCGATCGAAGGACCATATTCATTTCCCAGATCGATACTTCATGTTGCTTTCGATAATCGAAAGCGTGACAGCTTCATGGCGTTCTTTGTTGAAGCAGGAGAGGACGAGAGCGTGAGTACAAATTATACATATTTCAAATTATACTGTGTTATTGAACATATTTATACATGTaatcaatgaaaaattaataaataatccgtttgaattattaatttcctaTTAATTCGGATTTACTCTTGTGTTACGACGATCATTTGTATCTGAATTCGTGTCGTCACATTGAAATCGAATTAGTTTGATTTCCGTTATGATTTTCTATTCAAATTGAATtgtctatttataattaatccTGATTTAGTTTCTGTCTGTATGTCTCAATTGCAATCAATGAATTTGCTATTTCTGTTACAGATACCGCGGGAAAAAAATCCATCGATCGAAGGACCATTCATTGCCCAGATCGATAATTCACGTTGCTTTCGATAATCGAAAGCGTGACAGCATCATGGCGGACTTTCTTGAAGCAGGAGAGGACGAGAGCGTGAgtacaaattatatttcaaattatactATGTTATCAAACATCTTTATACATatcattaatgaaaaattaataaataaacaatttgaATCATTAATTTCTTATGAATTCAGATTTACTTTTGTGTTACGACGATCATTTGTATCTGAATTCGTGTCGTGCGATagatatcgattttatttaatgtccgttaaaattaattttgatttgatATATTcaacttgaattatttatttattattaattcttatttAGTTTCTGACTGTTGATCGACTGAAATTAATGAGTCTCGATGATACTCGGTGCTTTCTTCAAGCAGGAGAAGACGTGAGCGTAagtacaattaataaatattcgacTTTAATTATTTGATTCCTATTGAGATTAAATGGATTTATTCTCTGTTACAGAGCCCTAgggtataaaatattttgaactTGTTGTCTAATGCTGCCTAATGCTGCCTACCTCGACGATCAAAGACGACATCGATATTGAGATCGAGAGCAACGTGTCGTGTTGACTACAAGGGGGAGAGAATGTGAGTACCAAgacatttttacaattaatcTTTATTACAGAACATTTCCTTTCAAAGTGTTAATGAAAAATTCGTTTGTGCATCCTACACTTTCTATTTCGAAAATCATTTAACAATAGAACTACTAGcgaacgagtaaaaagttcctgatttgttcttttagaaatattaaaactataaatatgatttctgagaaatttttttaggggACTTCTCTACTGAAGcacattatttaaacaaaactaaaacgaaatctaaataaatgcaattttgtcattaataTGTATGTCAATCgtgtttagtgctcggtagttctactGTTAAAtagcatttaaattaaattgtttttatATACCAATGAAATAGCACGAATCGATTTTAATaggtttttgttttattttttgatttcaGGGCTCTAACGCAGCTTCTCATCCTCCCAGCAAGTAGTAAGTAAATAAACAACtgtcttttttattattctacTTCTTTCGTAGACAATTTAGACGAGTACAGTGACCGTGAGAACGCTAGGCGTTCCCGCGGGAGTAATTTGTTTCCTAGCTAGGTAGGGTCTTTTTGTACGTCATGTTTTTGTTTAGGTAAATCAACAATTTCATAGTCTGGAACACAATTATTAGAGTCACTTTATATAATTGATATAATCGTTTgtatttgaaaattatattttgaattGCTCAGAATCATTAGATTAGATACCACGTACAAAAAGACGATTCGCGACGGATCGATTCTTTAGACAAAGCAAAATTACTTAATTAATTAACCTCTGACGATTACTTTACATTTAGTAGAGTACTCTTTTCATTATTTCGAAACTTTGCTGTGTCGAAAGGATCGTCCGAGGGTTTTCAAATATATTGATAAACTATCATCAGTCATTTCAGTCTCTTTTTATTCGACGGCAAAATTCCATTGCCGTTTTCtctaattaaatattcaatttgtaaaattaacattaaattttaaattcagaGTAGAgccatttttcaaaaatgcGAGAACATTAGCCCGTATGAAATCTAACAGATTTTTTTAGTTAGGATTTTCAGAATATTGAGATTCCCTGTTCGTTGCTCGAATCCTCTCGCGTGCCCAGGCGCTACCTGGGAGGGTGAAAGCAACGAGCACATGGAATATTGTTCTAATCACATGTGTGGCGACTGACAATGGTTAGTGTATCGTGCACGACGCATTTTccacttgtgtgtgtgtgttgataGGCAGTGGAATTGCGTCGCTTTTTTAAACTAGATTCAGTAGCACATATTCCTGTTGATCTGTGACATGCTACATGGATCTTTGGAATATATGTAGTAGTTTTCTCAATTCATTAAAAACAACGTGTAACATTCAAAATTACACGTAATTTAATTCTGTGTCAATTcagttgttattttgatttattgatttatttcgcAATGACCACTGCCATTGTCAGTCGATTTCAGGAAAACTGGTACGTACATTAGAGCGTGCTTGTGATTCGAACGTTAGGGTGTCGGGGGCGTCCCGGGACGTTCTCTCTAGGTGTTAGGCTGTTGCACCCTAGCGTCTGTGTGGAGATCGTGTTGTGAATGTGTTGGGAAGCTTGTCtgttttgccattttttaaatatagggcTAGGTAGGGTAGGTAGCTTACCTTCTTGTTGTGACTGTTCGTTCTAAGTAGGTAGGGGCCGGGGCTGGCTACCGTTTTCTTTTTCGGGTAGGCCGCGATTCGCGCGGTAGTCAGTCACCGGAAGAGCTGGAAGTTTCGTCTCGAAGCTAAATCGAACGAGGCATGACGTTCGAATTGATGCTTCGTGCTCGATTCTTCCTGCTCGTGTAGCTTTCGCGGACGCGGACGCGAACGCGCGCGGATTAGGGTCTCGAAACGTTGCGTACCTGCTCGATCGCACCAGCGGAACGATCGGCTTCTCTCGAAACTTGTGATCCGTTTCGGAAGTCGTCGATCGTTTCACTGCGAGCATGTTTAGGGTTTCAGTTGTTTGGCGGaccgccgaagaaaaagaagaggctaT
This genomic window contains:
- the LOC143216703 gene encoding pancreatic triacylglycerol lipase, with amino-acid sequence MILSRIVCLAVLFVSLYDLAVGRSWNSGLQQKYDGYGEDWIFMPDGNGKPQVAVLKETETDTRGIFDESQVSYYLYTRTGPVNGTQLYTNDTVGLSKSTFNPSRITKFITHGWKSSSMSAGLVDMKNTYLHYDDYNVIMVDWQPLAASTFYLGPMRNTETVGRTAAEFIDFLGAETGLKTENIHFLGHSLGAHVAGNTGSSLKSGHLGRITGLDPALPGFHLLTTDKTRLDSTDASFVDVIHSCGGVLGYLQPLGSVDFYPNGGTAIQPGCCCIPEVVEACSHGRSYVYFTESIDPKTIFLAKKCNTWDQFVSGNCSHSETTLMGEHVDLTTTGTYYLRTRADPPYAYQEEITDNTV
- the Alc gene encoding 5'-AMP-activated protein kinase subunit beta-1; protein product: MGNAGSNHPVGHHHGSSSSRDHRHTKDHPPPSPGKEGQAFVFDKKPSQKLVFQSSHEDEEPYFAKTGGQHNGDDFGPQRPRSNTVSEGTKVADSKVLPTVFKWEGGGKQVYISGTFTGWKTLPMVKSHGDFVTIIDLPEGEHQYKFYVDGEWRHDPDIKIVDNGMGSKNNLVSVKKSDFEVFQALAKDSEGIISSAQTVYGQEVPPHKPWEKITGPPILPPHLLQVILNKDTPLSCEPTLLPEPNHVMLNHLYALSIKDSVMVLSATHRYRKKYVTTLLYKPI